The genomic region TGGCCTTCTTGATGTGGACCACGCCGCGGATGTCGTCGGAGGATTCTCCGATCACCGGGAAACGGGAGTAGCCGGTGCGCTTCGCGGCCTCGACAATGTCCGAGACCGGCTGGTCGGCGTCGATGGTTTCCACGCGGATGCGGGGGGTCATGACGTCCGCCGCGGTCCGTCCGGAGAATTTCAGGGTCCGGGCGATGAAGTTGGCGGTTCCGGCGTCGAGGGTGCCCATGGCAGCGGAGCGGCGCACGAGCGAGGCCAGTTCGGCCGGGGTACGGGCGCCGGAGATTTCCTCCTTGGCCTCCAGGCCGAAGACGTTCAGGACCTTGTTGGAGAAACCGTTCAGCACCACGATTGCGGGCTTGAAGATGGCGGTGAACACCAGCTGGGGCCGGGCGACGGCCTTGCCGATCGGAAAGGACAGCGCGATCGCCATGTTCTTGGGCACCAGCTCGCCGATCACCATCGAGAGCAGGGTGGCCAGCGCCATTGCAAGGACCAGCGACAGGGAGGCGGCCGCCGCGGCCGGGACTCCGAGCGCGGCGAGGGGACCTTCGAGCAGTTTGCCGACGGACGGTTCCATGACGTATCCGGTCAGCAGCGTGGTCATGGTGATGCCCAGCTGGCAGCTGGAGAGCTGGGTGGAGAGGGATTTGAGACATTTGAGCAATGGCTCGGCGGCGGTATCGCCGGTGTCGACGGCGCGCTGCACGGTGGCCTGGTCCAGGGCCACCAGGGAAAATTCCACGGCGACAAAGAAGCCGGTGCCGAGGATGAGCAGGAGGCCTGCTGCGAGGAGTAGCCATTCCATATTAACTGCCTGCTTCCGGTGCAGCGGCGCACAGCCGGTGCCGCCGCACCGAACGTGATGGCTGGACGTGTCTGCCCGGCGGAGGATGGTCGGCGGAGGCCGACCCTATTTCCTGGAAGGCTCCGGAGTGGCGGGAGGCCGGAGAATGATGGGCGCGTGAACGGGGTTTGCCGGCTCTGCGGGTGGACTGCGCGGGAACGGTTTCCGTTCTCCGCTGACAGCCCCCAGGCCGGCACCTAGATTTACTGTCCATAAGGATTTCAGTCTACAGGAGCAGCCGCCGCCAGCCCCCGACGTGCGGCGTCACCAGCCGTGCGGCGTCACCAGCTCTGCGGGACGGGACGGCCTTCCTCGTACCCGGCCGCGGACTGGATGCCGGCCACGGCACGTTCCCGGAAGGCGGCGAGATCGGCAGCGCCGGCGTAGCTCATGGAACTGCGCAGGCCGGCGGTGATCATGTCCAGCAGGTCCTCGACGCCGGGCCGCGCGGCGTCCAGGTACATGCGGGACGTGGAGATGCCCTCCTCGAAAAGGGCCTTGCGGTCCTTTTCGAACGCACCCTCGCGCTGGTTGCGGTTCTGAACCGCGCGGGCGGACGCCATGCCGAAGCTCTCCTTGTACTGCCGGCCGCCTGCATCGAACTGCAAGTCCCCGGGGCTTTCGTGCGTGCCGGCAAACCAGGAGCCGATCATGACCTGGCTGGCACCCGCGGCCAGGGCCAGGGCGACATCGCGCGGGTAGCGGACACCGCCGTCGGCCCATACCCGGCCACCGGCCTCCCGCGCGGCCGCGGAGCATTCCAGGACCGCACTGAACTGCGGGCGGCCCACGGCCGTCATCATGCGGGTGGTGCACATGGCGCCCGGCCCCACACCGACTTTGACGATGTCCGCCCCTGCTTCAATGAGCTCCCGGGTGGCCTCGCCGGTGACCACGTTGCCGGCCACCACGGGCACGCCGGGGTTGAGTCCCTTCACGGCGGCCAGGGCGTCGAACATTTTCTGCTGGTGGCCGTGGGCGGTATCAAGGACCAGCACGTTCACGCCCGCAGCGAGCAGTTCGGCCGCCCGCCCGGCAACGTCGCCGTTGATCCCGACGGCGGCGGCCACCTTGAGCTTGCCGTCCTCGTCCAGGGACGGGCGGTAGAGCGTGGAGCGCAAGGCGCCCTTGCGGGTCAGCACCCCGGCCAGGACTCCGTCCTGCTGCACCGGCGCGTAGTCCGTTCCGGCAGCATCCATCGCCTCAAAGGCGCGGCGGAGGGCCTGCACAGCATCCGCGGCGGCGGATCCGCCGTCGGGCGTCCCGCCACCCAGCATTCCGGCACCCAGCATTCCGGCGTCCAGCACAAGCGGCTGGTGGCGGACAACGGAGCCCAGCGACGCGAAACGGTCCTGGCCCTCGCAGTCGGCGGCGCGCACCACCCCGGTCACCGCGCCGGATGCGTCCACCACCACTACGGCCCCGTGCGGCCGCTTGCCCATCAGGTGGAGGGCATCAATCACGGTGTCCGTGGGCGCCAGCGTGACGGGCGTCTCCAGCACCGGGTGGCGGCCCTTGATCCAGGCCGTAACGTCCCGGATGACATCGAGCGGGATGTCCTGCGGCAGGACGCCCAGGCCGCCGCGGCGGGCCATGGTCTCGGCCATCCGTTTGCCGGTCACGGCCGTCATGTTCGCCGCGACCAGGGGAATCGCCGAGCCGGTCCCGTCGTCCGCCGCGAGGTCCACGTCCAGGCGCGAGGTGACATCGGAACGGGACGGCACCAGGAAGAGGTCGGAGTAGGTCAGATCGGTGGTGGGCTCATTGAGGAAACGCACGGCTGCTCCTTAGCTGGCACCTTCGGCGCCAAACGGGTTCTCCCTCGATTCTAGGGCGCTTCCGCGGTGCGGGACGGGGCCCATCCCGGCACCGCTCCCGGGCCGCCTCCGGCACCGCCTGGGGATCCGTTCCGGCACCGGGTCGGGACCGGTTCTGCGCCCATTCTGCACGACTTCTTGGCCCGAATTCGGCGGCCGAGACAGCAGACCATGATTTGAGTCACGCTTATTGGCGGTTTGGCAAGAATCGTCACTAGACTGGCATGGGTCTGGGTTCACTGGACGCAGAGACTGGCTCGATCGTTGTGCCCACGCACCGTGGAAGCCAGAGGGAATCAAACTCATGGAAGAGGCGTATTTCAAGTGCCAGAGCAGCCTAGCCACCGTCTACCAGAGGAATTTGGCGGAAACGAGTGGCTCGTTGACGAACTGTACGAGCGTTACCAGCAGGACAAGAACACGGTTGACGCCAAGTGGTGGCCCCTGTTCGAATCCTTTGCCGCGAGTGACGCCTCTTCCGCCAACGGAACGTCCGGCACAGCGACAGCTGTGCAACCTGCCACCCGTGAACTTCCCCTGGTAGCGCCTCCCGCCGCACCGGCAGCACCTGCGCCGGCCGCCCCGGCAGCTGCTGCACCCGCTGCCGCCGCGCCCGCGCCCGCTCCCGCCGTCAAGAAAGCCCCGGCCACCGTCGCCCGGGACGGTTCGAAGACCTCCGACGCCGGTCCCGGCACCGCGCCGATTCCGGCGCAGCTGCCCAAGAACGTCAAGGCCCCGACGGCGCCGGAAGAGGACGTCGTCTCTGTCCTGCGCGGCCCTGCCAAGGCCATCGCGTCGAACATGGTCACCAGCCTGGAAGTGCCGACCGCCACGAGCGTCCGCGCCATCCCGGCCAAGCTCCTGATCGACAACCGCGTGGTCATCAACTCCAACCTGGCCCGCGCCCGCGGCGGCAAGGTCTCCTTCACGCACCTGATCGGCTACGCCGTCATCCGTGCCCTGTCCCAGTTCCCGTCGATGAACGTCTACTACGACGAGATCGACGGCAAGCCGGTGGCGGTCCAGCCGGCGCACGTGAACTTCGGCATTGCGATCGACATGCCCAAGCCCGACGGCACCCGCCTGCTCATGGTGCCGAACATCAAGAAGGCGGAGACCCTCAACTTCTCCGAGTTCTGGCACACCTACGAGGACCTGATCAAGCGCGCCCGCAACGGCAAGCTGACCGCGGACGACCACTCCGGCACCACCGTCTCCCTGACCAACCCCGGCGGCATCGGCACCGTGCACTCGGTGCCCCGCCTGTCCAAGGGCCAGGCCGCCATCATCGGCGTCGGTGCACTGGACTACCCGGCGGAGTTCCAGGGTGCCAGCGAGAAGATCATTGCGCAGAACGCCATCAGCAAGGTCCTCACGCTGACCTCCACGTATGACCACCGCGTCATCCAGGGCGCCGGCAGCGGCGAGTTCCTCAAGCTCGTGCACCAGCTCCTGCTCGGTGCGCAGAACTTCTACGACGAAATCTTCGAGTCCCTGCGCATCCCGTACGAGCCCGTGCGCTGGAGCCCGGACCTGCAGGTGGACCCGGCGGACGAGATCAACAAGGTCGCCCGGATCCAGCAGCTGATCCACGCCTACCGCGTGCGCGGCCACCTCATGGCCGACACCGATCCGCTCGAGTACGTCCAGCGCAAGCACCCGGACCTCGACGTCCTGACCTACGGCCTGACCCTGTGGGACCTGGACCGCGAATGGCCCACCGGCGGCTTCGGCGGCAAGCCGATGCTCAAGTTCCGCGACATCCTCGGCGTCCTCCGCGACGCCTACTGCCGCACCGCCGGCATCGAATACATGCACATCCAGGACCCGGCCGAGCGCAAGTGGTTCCAGGACCAGATCGAGCACCCGTACTCGAAGCCGAGCCGTGACGAGCAGCTGCGCATCGTTTCCAAGCTCAACGCGGCCGAGGCCTTTGAGACCTTCCTGCAGACGAAGTTCGTCGGCCAGAAGCGCTTCTCGCTCGAAGGCGGCGAGTCCCTGATTCCGCTGCTGGATGCGATCATTTCCGACGCCGCCGACGACGAACTCGACGAAGTGGCGATCGGCATGGCCCACCGCGGCCGGCTCAACGTGCTCACCAATATCGCGGGCAAGACCTACGCCCAGGTCTTCCGCGAATTCGAAGGCACCCAGGACCCCCGTTCGGTCCAGGGCTCCGGTGACGTCAAGTACCACCTCGGCACCGAGGGCACGTTCACCTCGGACAACGGCAAGGAGACCAAGGTCTACCTCGCCGCGAACCCGTCGCACCTCGAGGCCGTCGACTCGGTCCTGGAAGGCATTGTCCGCGCCAAGCAGGACCGTCTGGACCAGGGCGAGGCATTCCCCGTACTCCCGATCATGGTGCACGGCGATGCCGCCT from Arthrobacter sp. NicSoilB8 harbors:
- a CDS encoding GuaB1 family IMP dehydrogenase-related protein — encoded protein: MRFLNEPTTDLTYSDLFLVPSRSDVTSRLDVDLAADDGTGSAIPLVAANMTAVTGKRMAETMARRGGLGVLPQDIPLDVIRDVTAWIKGRHPVLETPVTLAPTDTVIDALHLMGKRPHGAVVVVDASGAVTGVVRAADCEGQDRFASLGSVVRHQPLVLDAGMLGAGMLGGGTPDGGSAAADAVQALRRAFEAMDAAGTDYAPVQQDGVLAGVLTRKGALRSTLYRPSLDEDGKLKVAAAVGINGDVAGRAAELLAAGVNVLVLDTAHGHQQKMFDALAAVKGLNPGVPVVAGNVVTGEATRELIEAGADIVKVGVGPGAMCTTRMMTAVGRPQFSAVLECSAAAREAGGRVWADGGVRYPRDVALALAAGASQVMIGSWFAGTHESPGDLQFDAGGRQYKESFGMASARAVQNRNQREGAFEKDRKALFEEGISTSRMYLDAARPGVEDLLDMITAGLRSSMSYAGAADLAAFRERAVAGIQSAAGYEEGRPVPQSW
- a CDS encoding hemolysin family protein; this translates as MEWLLLAAGLLLILGTGFFVAVEFSLVALDQATVQRAVDTGDTAAEPLLKCLKSLSTQLSSCQLGITMTTLLTGYVMEPSVGKLLEGPLAALGVPAAAAASLSLVLAMALATLLSMVIGELVPKNMAIALSFPIGKAVARPQLVFTAIFKPAIVVLNGFSNKVLNVFGLEAKEEISGARTPAELASLVRRSAAMGTLDAGTANFIARTLKFSGRTAADVMTPRIRVETIDADQPVSDIVEAAKRTGYSRFPVIGESSDDIRGVVHIKKAIAVPADRRAKLQAGAIMTDVLRVPETIHLDALLAELREGNLQLAVVLDEYGGTAGVATLEDLVEEIVGEVADEHDKVRPGLLQSASGDWYFPGLLRPDELSEQIPGLTVPDEAAYETVGGYVMSQLGRIAAVGDTVDVVGGTLSVTRMDGRRIDRICFRPSREPGAGQPATQAGAA
- a CDS encoding multifunctional oxoglutarate decarboxylase/oxoglutarate dehydrogenase thiamine pyrophosphate-binding subunit/dihydrolipoyllysine-residue succinyltransferase subunit, which produces MPEQPSHRLPEEFGGNEWLVDELYERYQQDKNTVDAKWWPLFESFAASDASSANGTSGTATAVQPATRELPLVAPPAAPAAPAPAAPAAAAPAAAAPAPAPAVKKAPATVARDGSKTSDAGPGTAPIPAQLPKNVKAPTAPEEDVVSVLRGPAKAIASNMVTSLEVPTATSVRAIPAKLLIDNRVVINSNLARARGGKVSFTHLIGYAVIRALSQFPSMNVYYDEIDGKPVAVQPAHVNFGIAIDMPKPDGTRLLMVPNIKKAETLNFSEFWHTYEDLIKRARNGKLTADDHSGTTVSLTNPGGIGTVHSVPRLSKGQAAIIGVGALDYPAEFQGASEKIIAQNAISKVLTLTSTYDHRVIQGAGSGEFLKLVHQLLLGAQNFYDEIFESLRIPYEPVRWSPDLQVDPADEINKVARIQQLIHAYRVRGHLMADTDPLEYVQRKHPDLDVLTYGLTLWDLDREWPTGGFGGKPMLKFRDILGVLRDAYCRTAGIEYMHIQDPAERKWFQDQIEHPYSKPSRDEQLRIVSKLNAAEAFETFLQTKFVGQKRFSLEGGESLIPLLDAIISDAADDELDEVAIGMAHRGRLNVLTNIAGKTYAQVFREFEGTQDPRSVQGSGDVKYHLGTEGTFTSDNGKETKVYLAANPSHLEAVDSVLEGIVRAKQDRLDQGEAFPVLPIMVHGDAAFAGQGVVAETLNLSQLRGYRTGGTIHVVVNNQVGFTTAPSSSRSSTYSTDVAKMIQAPVFHVNGDDPEAVVRIGQLAYEFRQRFHKDVVIDMVCYRRRGHNEGDDPSMTQPLMYNLIEAKRSVRKLYTESLIGRGDITEEEAEQLLRDYQERLERVFAETHAAQTSPIPIITADSAAVSDLERPMAQQSDSGVSTPASTAISAETLARIGKAHTDIPEGFTVHAKLKQLLEKREVMSREGGIDWGFGELAAFGSLIIEGVPVRLAGQDSRRGTFVQRHAVFHDRANGDEWLPLAHLSEDQAKLWIYDSLLSEYAAMGFEYGYSVERPDALVLWEAQFGDFVNGAQTIIDEFISSAEQKWGQRSSLVLMLPHGYEGQGPDHSSARIERFLQLCAEENMIVANPTTSASHFHLLRRQAYSKPRKPLIIFTPKQLLRLKAAASSVEDFTTGSFRPVIPEHEQLQADAVERVLLVSGRLYYDLLSTRQKTENKTTAIVRVEQLYPLPAAEIAAELAKYPNAEVVWAQDEPANQGPWPFIGLNLPDALDRRVRLISRPASASTAAGSMKRHAAEQDSLLKQAFARK